A region of Selenomonadales bacterium 4137-cl DNA encodes the following proteins:
- a CDS encoding UxaA family hydrolase: MRAIVMNPADNVCTVVEAVEPGVTVTVDSGAEKLTATVVEKIPFGHKFALRAIKRGEAVTKYGETIGLATRDILPGQHVHVHNLESCRGRGDK; the protein is encoded by the coding sequence ATGCGCGCGATCGTAATGAACCCGGCCGACAACGTCTGCACCGTCGTCGAAGCCGTCGAGCCCGGCGTCACCGTGACCGTTGACAGCGGGGCCGAAAAACTGACCGCCACCGTCGTCGAGAAAATTCCCTTCGGCCACAAATTCGCCCTCCGCGCGATCAAGCGCGGCGAGGCGGTCACAAAGTACGGCGAAACCATCGGCCTCGCCACCCGCGACATCCTGCCCGGCCAGCACGTCCACGTCCACAACCTCGAAAGCTGCCGCGGCCGTGGCGACAAGTAA
- a CDS encoding UxaA family hydrolase — protein sequence MQFHGYRRPDGTVGIRNHVLVIPSVVCANRVARGISQQVAGTVWVEHQHGCTQLGADADRTARILVAHGTHPNVYGVVVVGLGCETVRAQDIAAAIRQKCPYKPVHLVVIQDEGGSVKATAAGASAAREMVGAASLLAREPVDAGELILGTECGGSDACSGISANPALGVASDLLIDAGGTVILAETTEIIGAEHLVAARAVNERVARRCYEVINRCEALATGMGVDMRGGQPTPGNIEGGLSSIEEKSLGCIYKAGTRPLQDVIDYAAPVTRKGLVWMDTPGQDIEQLTGMVAGGCHLVVFTTGRGTCCGSPIAPTVKVSTTTPLYHRMNDNIDLDAGTVVTGDETVAQVGKRIYAEMLAVASGKLAKAEILGFNDFAINRVGPTM from the coding sequence ATGCAGTTTCACGGCTACCGCCGCCCGGACGGCACGGTCGGCATCCGCAACCACGTGCTCGTCATCCCGTCGGTCGTATGCGCCAACCGCGTCGCCCGGGGCATCTCCCAGCAGGTCGCCGGCACCGTCTGGGTCGAGCACCAGCACGGCTGCACCCAGCTCGGCGCCGACGCCGACCGCACCGCCCGCATCCTCGTCGCCCACGGCACCCATCCCAACGTGTACGGCGTAGTCGTCGTCGGCCTTGGCTGCGAAACCGTCCGCGCCCAGGACATCGCCGCCGCCATCCGGCAAAAGTGCCCCTACAAGCCCGTCCACCTCGTCGTCATCCAGGACGAGGGCGGCTCCGTCAAAGCCACCGCCGCCGGTGCGAGCGCCGCCCGGGAGATGGTCGGCGCCGCCTCGCTGCTCGCCCGCGAGCCGGTTGACGCTGGCGAACTCATCCTCGGCACCGAATGCGGCGGCTCCGACGCCTGCTCCGGCATATCCGCCAACCCCGCCCTCGGCGTGGCCAGCGACCTGCTCATCGACGCCGGCGGCACCGTCATCCTTGCCGAAACCACCGAGATAATCGGCGCCGAACACCTCGTCGCCGCCCGCGCGGTCAACGAACGGGTCGCCCGGCGCTGCTACGAGGTCATAAACCGCTGCGAAGCCCTCGCCACCGGCATGGGCGTCGACATGCGCGGCGGCCAGCCCACCCCCGGCAACATCGAGGGCGGCCTGTCCTCCATCGAGGAGAAATCCCTCGGCTGCATCTACAAAGCCGGCACGCGGCCCCTGCAGGACGTAATCGACTACGCCGCCCCGGTAACCCGTAAAGGGCTTGTCTGGATGGACACCCCCGGCCAGGACATCGAGCAGCTCACCGGCATGGTCGCCGGCGGCTGCCACCTCGTAGTCTTCACCACCGGCCGTGGCACCTGCTGCGGCTCGCCCATCGCCCCCACCGTCAAGGTCTCCACCACCACCCCTCTTTATCACCGGATGAACGACAACATCGACCTCGACGCCGGCACCGTCGTCACCGGCGACGAGACGGTCGCCCAGGTCGGGAAGCGTATCTACGCCGAAATGCTCGCCGTCGCCTCCGGCAAGCTCGCCAAGGCCGAAATCCTCGGCTTCAACGACTTCGCCATCAACCGCGTCGGCCCGACGATGTGA